A window from Vulcanimicrobium alpinum encodes these proteins:
- a CDS encoding serine/threonine dehydratase — translation MASSSPELRHAADRPDVIDDRPRCDRARRRSYRTVRAADTDNRDQRQRRRGDGHDADVKLEQLQHAGSFKTRGAFANLLTRPIPAAGVVAASGGNHGAAVAYAAMWLGIAAKIFVPRISSPAKIERIRAYGAALQVGGDGYADALAASERGVATSGALPVHAFDDVETILGQGTLAREFEAQAPQLDTILVSVGGGGLIAGIAAWYGSSVRVIGVEPDGAPSLTRALEAGEPVDSPMGSIAADSLAPRRTGARSLPIVQRHVDRIVPVDDDAIRGAQRTLWDALRVVAEPGGAAAFAALLAGAYRPANGERVGIIISGGNTVAVDFAR, via the coding sequence ATGGCATCATCCTCCCCGGAGCTTCGCCATGCCGCCGACCGACCTGACGTCATCGACGATCGACCGCGATGCGATCGCGCACGTCGCCGCTCGTATCGCACCGTACGTGCGGCAGACACTGACAATCGAGATCAGCGGCAGCGACGTCGGGGTGACGGGCACGACGCTGACGTCAAGCTCGAGCAGCTGCAGCATGCCGGATCATTCAAGACCCGCGGTGCGTTCGCCAACCTGCTCACGCGCCCGATCCCGGCTGCCGGCGTGGTCGCCGCATCGGGCGGCAACCATGGCGCGGCGGTCGCCTACGCAGCGATGTGGCTTGGGATTGCGGCAAAGATCTTCGTTCCGCGGATCTCCTCGCCGGCCAAGATCGAGCGGATCCGCGCATACGGCGCAGCGCTCCAGGTCGGCGGCGACGGCTACGCCGACGCGCTCGCGGCGAGCGAACGAGGGGTCGCAACGTCCGGTGCGCTCCCCGTCCATGCCTTCGACGACGTCGAAACCATCCTTGGACAAGGCACGCTCGCGCGCGAGTTCGAGGCGCAGGCGCCGCAACTCGACACGATCCTCGTGTCGGTCGGCGGCGGCGGCTTGATCGCAGGGATCGCTGCATGGTACGGGTCGTCCGTGCGCGTGATCGGCGTCGAACCGGACGGCGCGCCATCGCTCACGCGGGCGCTCGAAGCCGGCGAACCGGTCGACTCGCCGATGGGCTCGATCGCGGCCGATTCGCTCGCCCCGCGCCGAACGGGCGCCCGTTCCTTGCCGATCGTGCAGCGCCACGTCGATCGCATCGTGCCCGTCGACGACGACGCGATCCGCGGCGCGCAGCGCACCTTGTGGGACGCGTTGCGCGTCGTCGCGGAGCCGGGCGGCGCCGCCGCGTTCGCAGCGCTGCTCGCGGGAGCGTATCGCCCGGCAAACGGTGAGCGGGTCGGGATCATCATCAGCGGAGGCAACACCGTTGCCGTCGACTTCGCGCGCTGA
- a CDS encoding DUF6496 domain-containing protein, with protein MATRTTRKKATWKTSASRKKTTTARKKTGARKAAGTRKKSTGARKKTTGRKKAASRRKYSRGTSESVREEMHEMKRGELRSGRSRHKVTNPKQAIAIGLSEARAEGKKVPPNPNRRGRKKSS; from the coding sequence ATGGCCACCCGTACGACTCGAAAGAAGGCGACCTGGAAGACCTCGGCCTCGCGCAAGAAAACGACGACCGCGCGCAAGAAAACCGGCGCACGAAAAGCCGCCGGCACGCGCAAGAAGTCCACGGGGGCGCGCAAGAAGACGACCGGCCGCAAGAAGGCCGCGTCGCGCCGGAAGTACAGCCGCGGCACGTCGGAGAGCGTGCGCGAAGAGATGCACGAGATGAAGCGCGGCGAATTGCGCAGCGGACGCTCCCGGCACAAGGTCACCAACCCCAAGCAGGCGATCGCGATCGGGCTTTCCGAGGCGCGAGCCGAAGGGAAGAAGGTGCCCCCGAACCCGAATCGCCGCGGACGCAAGAAGAGCAGCTGA
- the ligD gene encoding non-homologous end-joining DNA ligase has protein sequence MTRNTTERIEPGAFAIPRDRADAVVRAGDRDVTLTNLGKVFFPQTGATKGDLLQYYADVAPLLVPHLRGRAEVMKRYPNGAAGDFFYMKRTPANAPPWLKTCSIEHGSGSVIAFPIIDDLASLLWVINLGCIDLNEWYSRCDDTDRPDYLHFDLDPMKDGSTPFATVRAVALHVRDALADLGIAAYAKTSGSSGIHVYVPIVRGPRQKEVWTFAKAFAQTMERVYPDEVTAEYRIAKRPSGRVLVDYNQNAWGKTLASVYSVRAKPRATVSTPVTWDEIAAGIEIEDFRLDNVRDRFVQVGDLWSPLKAATGRVDLSRYLEGITAGAQRAKPSSR, from the coding sequence ATGACGCGAAACACGACGGAGCGGATTGAGCCTGGAGCGTTCGCGATTCCTCGCGACCGCGCCGACGCCGTCGTGCGCGCCGGCGACCGGGACGTCACCCTGACGAACCTCGGCAAGGTGTTCTTCCCGCAGACGGGCGCCACCAAGGGCGATCTGCTGCAGTACTACGCCGACGTCGCCCCGCTGCTCGTCCCCCACCTGCGCGGACGCGCCGAGGTGATGAAGCGATACCCCAATGGCGCCGCCGGCGATTTCTTCTACATGAAGCGGACGCCCGCCAACGCGCCGCCGTGGCTGAAGACGTGCTCGATCGAACACGGCTCCGGGAGCGTGATCGCGTTCCCGATCATCGACGATCTCGCGTCGCTGCTGTGGGTGATCAACCTCGGCTGCATCGATCTCAACGAGTGGTACTCGCGCTGTGACGATACCGACCGGCCCGATTACCTGCATTTCGATCTCGATCCGATGAAGGACGGCTCGACGCCGTTCGCGACGGTGCGCGCAGTCGCGCTGCACGTGCGCGACGCGCTCGCCGATCTCGGGATCGCCGCGTACGCGAAGACGAGCGGATCGTCGGGGATCCACGTCTACGTGCCGATCGTGCGCGGCCCGCGGCAGAAAGAGGTGTGGACCTTCGCCAAAGCGTTCGCGCAGACGATGGAACGTGTCTATCCGGACGAGGTCACCGCGGAGTACCGGATCGCGAAGCGTCCGTCGGGCCGCGTCCTCGTCGACTACAACCAGAACGCGTGGGGGAAGACCCTGGCCTCCGTGTACTCCGTGCGCGCCAAGCCGCGCGCGACCGTCTCCACGCCGGTGACCTGGGACGAGATCGCCGCCGGCATCGAGATCGAAGACTTCCGCCTGGACAACGTCCGCGACCGGTTCGTACAGGTCGGCGACTTGTGGTCACCGCTGAAAGCTGCGACCGGACGCGTCGATCTTTCGCGCTACCTCGAGGGCATAACCGCCGGTGCCCAGCGCGCGAAGCCCTCGTCACGCTAA
- a CDS encoding methyl-accepting chemotaxis protein, with amino-acid sequence MDLFAWWRRSRAARILAVTAAVFLAFAATLLVVVRTEISRTIEDETRARVQTASEVLRGFADSAGEMHLSADGKSMMFGTSVINNDFTIVDRVKQVTGADATVFQIIGGKPMRISTTLMQDGKRIVGTELKGVARDAFENGQDYDGMSLVLGLPYINHYALVHDPLGNTIGILYDGIPLAAEHEAIARAFTSILIIALIAIAVVLGLLWLVVRPLASISRRLARDAEALAEGRVDDVRPRGGDDELGRIAESFGELIVYQRAIADVAAAIADGDLSRSVNAAGSGDRLGNAVARMTETLREIVIELQQSSGELGEHAHPLDGAATRSAEIVGGVGVAVRELAAGSADLSTAAETSNVIVRQFEAAIDGIARGAVDQATQVRAASNDAQRMTADVERVAEITADLASAGQQTRTTAQSGAKAVHETIADMTEIQRGVALALEKIASWANSRRASASSSRRSTR; translated from the coding sequence GTGGATCTCTTCGCTTGGTGGCGCCGTTCCCGCGCGGCCCGCATTCTCGCGGTCACTGCGGCAGTGTTTCTCGCCTTCGCCGCGACGCTGCTCGTGGTCGTGCGCACGGAGATCTCGCGGACGATCGAAGACGAGACCCGCGCGCGCGTCCAAACCGCGTCCGAGGTGCTGCGCGGCTTCGCGGACTCCGCCGGAGAGATGCACCTCTCGGCCGACGGCAAGTCGATGATGTTCGGCACGTCCGTCATCAACAACGACTTCACGATCGTCGATCGCGTGAAGCAGGTGACCGGCGCCGACGCGACCGTGTTCCAAATCATCGGCGGCAAACCGATGCGCATCTCCACCACCTTGATGCAGGACGGCAAACGGATCGTCGGGACCGAGCTCAAGGGTGTCGCGCGCGACGCGTTCGAGAACGGTCAGGACTACGACGGGATGAGCCTGGTCCTGGGTTTACCGTACATCAACCACTACGCGCTGGTGCACGATCCGCTCGGCAACACGATCGGGATCCTGTACGACGGGATTCCGCTCGCTGCGGAGCACGAAGCGATCGCGCGCGCCTTCACCTCGATCCTCATCATCGCCCTGATCGCGATCGCGGTCGTCCTGGGCCTGCTCTGGCTGGTCGTCCGCCCGCTCGCGTCGATCTCACGGCGGCTCGCACGCGACGCCGAGGCGCTTGCCGAGGGCCGCGTCGACGACGTGAGACCGCGCGGCGGCGACGACGAGCTCGGCCGCATCGCGGAATCGTTCGGCGAGCTCATCGTCTACCAGCGCGCAATCGCCGACGTCGCCGCCGCGATCGCCGACGGCGATCTGTCGCGCTCGGTGAACGCCGCCGGGAGCGGAGACCGCCTCGGCAACGCCGTCGCTCGGATGACCGAAACGCTGCGCGAGATCGTGATCGAACTCCAGCAATCGTCGGGCGAACTCGGCGAACACGCTCACCCCCTCGACGGCGCGGCGACGCGCTCGGCCGAGATCGTGGGAGGGGTCGGCGTCGCCGTGCGCGAGCTCGCGGCAGGCTCCGCCGATCTCTCCACCGCCGCGGAGACCTCGAATGTCATCGTGCGGCAGTTCGAGGCCGCGATCGACGGGATCGCGCGCGGCGCCGTCGACCAGGCGACGCAGGTGCGGGCCGCATCGAACGACGCGCAGCGGATGACCGCCGACGTCGAACGCGTCGCGGAGATCACCGCCGATCTCGCTTCAGCCGGTCAGCAGACGCGCACGACCGCGCAGAGCGGCGCCAAGGCGGTGCATGAGACGATCGCCGACATGACGGAGATCCAGCGCGGCGTCGCGCTCGCGCTCGAGAAGATCGCGAGCTGGGCGAACTCTCGACGCGCATCGGCGTCGTCGTCGAGACGATCGACACGCTGA
- a CDS encoding energy transducer TonB, translated as MFAKESTMTQLIKALAVGGGVILAAPSVASAATLTLIPNATQTVSATVRCSAAGAPASILAAADAELPGIAAGQNVQGATAIRIGLNPGGRLEYASVMRTSGNPWIDAAALRATRLSHYRSETRDCSSVSGEYAVLVDFSGEDK; from the coding sequence GTGTTCGCGAAGGAGTCGACCATGACACAGTTGATCAAGGCGCTTGCCGTCGGCGGCGGCGTCATTCTGGCAGCGCCGTCCGTAGCTTCGGCGGCAACGCTCACCCTGATACCAAATGCGACGCAGACGGTCAGCGCCACGGTGCGCTGCTCCGCGGCGGGCGCCCCCGCGTCGATCCTGGCCGCGGCCGATGCGGAGCTGCCGGGGATTGCGGCAGGACAGAACGTACAAGGAGCAACCGCAATTCGCATCGGTCTGAATCCCGGCGGACGGCTGGAATACGCATCGGTGATGCGCACCAGCGGGAATCCGTGGATCGATGCGGCAGCACTTCGGGCGACGCGACTCTCGCACTATCGCAGCGAGACCCGCGACTGCTCGTCCGTTTCGGGGGAGTACGCCGTCCTCGTCGACTTCAGCGGCGAAGACAAATAG
- a CDS encoding putative bifunctional diguanylate cyclase/phosphodiesterase produces MDSYGATMARKHVRALLVTGDGGAASQWARTLRDDLSLDERYAPTLRDALAVLQREGADVALVGNDVADGSFRDLLRELQVARDDLPVIVVADADADAMREAMNLGAADVVAPGDMLRLGHAVVRALREAGRAALLRRTRAETMLLDETLRRTRDDLVVVSADDEMLPVVYATRPDLIGRPLADLPFVRDGEEAEELAAAVLLQRSGRMLFGAGSIAVDPLALPPYDRRYVAITLERDGRSTSDDRDPVTGLPQRAAFERLARTALAEAERDGASVVMLFLDVDRFHVINELGDHAAGDAVLREIARRLRDACPDAVLARFGGDEFVLLRVEHREEIARDTVDGALATFAMPFTVAEKPVFLTASVGVAHAPDDASDVPALIGTAEAAVFEAKRLGRNNARWYRSQGVSSSIERVLMRRDLHGAIARDEFDLYYQPMYDIETRALHGVEALLRWRHPVHGIVSPDRFIPVAEEFGLIEEIGAWVLDRAIAQVREWSDLGIPSVRVSVNVSARQFESDALPPLVADLLARHGVAASCLELEITESSIMRDVAAAARLLRALRDLGVRVSIDDFGTGYTSLGFLKRFPVDMLKIDRTFVADVLNGTFDCAVVRAVTTLARGLGVRTVAEGVEEQAQHERLRALDCDVVQGFLFCHPLTVAACTPVLRAGRVF; encoded by the coding sequence GTGGACTCCTACGGAGCGACGATGGCGCGGAAGCACGTGCGGGCATTGCTCGTCACGGGCGACGGCGGCGCCGCCTCGCAGTGGGCCCGGACTCTCCGCGACGACCTCTCGCTCGACGAACGCTACGCGCCGACGCTGCGGGATGCGCTCGCGGTGCTCCAACGCGAAGGCGCCGACGTCGCGCTGGTCGGCAACGACGTCGCCGACGGCTCGTTCCGGGATCTGCTGCGCGAACTGCAAGTCGCCCGCGACGATCTGCCCGTGATCGTCGTCGCCGATGCCGACGCCGACGCGATGCGCGAAGCGATGAACCTGGGCGCGGCGGACGTCGTTGCGCCGGGCGACATGCTGCGCCTCGGCCACGCCGTCGTGCGCGCGCTGCGCGAAGCCGGGCGGGCCGCGCTGCTGCGACGCACGCGCGCGGAGACGATGCTGCTCGACGAGACGCTGCGCCGGACGCGCGACGATCTCGTCGTCGTCAGCGCGGACGATGAGATGCTGCCGGTGGTCTATGCGACGCGGCCCGACCTCATCGGCCGGCCCCTCGCGGACCTGCCGTTTGTGCGTGACGGAGAAGAAGCGGAAGAGCTGGCGGCGGCGGTGCTGCTGCAGCGCTCGGGCCGGATGCTCTTCGGGGCGGGCAGCATCGCCGTCGATCCGCTGGCGCTGCCACCGTACGACCGGCGGTATGTCGCGATCACGCTTGAGCGCGACGGACGATCGACGTCCGACGATCGCGACCCCGTCACCGGCTTGCCGCAGCGCGCCGCCTTCGAGCGCCTCGCCCGCACTGCGCTTGCGGAAGCGGAACGCGACGGCGCATCGGTCGTGATGCTGTTCCTCGACGTCGACCGCTTTCACGTCATCAACGAACTCGGCGATCACGCCGCCGGCGACGCCGTGCTGCGCGAGATCGCGCGCCGCCTGCGCGATGCGTGCCCGGATGCGGTGCTGGCGCGCTTCGGCGGCGACGAGTTCGTGCTGCTGCGCGTGGAGCACCGCGAGGAGATCGCGCGCGATACGGTCGACGGCGCGCTCGCGACGTTCGCAATGCCGTTTACCGTCGCCGAGAAACCGGTCTTCCTCACCGCCAGCGTGGGCGTCGCGCATGCGCCGGACGACGCGAGCGACGTGCCGGCGTTGATCGGCACGGCCGAGGCTGCGGTGTTCGAAGCAAAGCGCCTGGGGCGCAACAACGCGCGCTGGTATCGCTCGCAGGGCGTCTCCTCATCGATCGAGCGGGTGCTGATGCGGCGCGATCTGCACGGCGCGATCGCGCGTGACGAGTTCGATCTGTACTACCAGCCGATGTACGACATCGAGACGCGCGCGCTCCACGGTGTCGAGGCGCTCCTGCGCTGGCGCCATCCCGTGCACGGGATCGTGTCGCCGGACCGGTTCATCCCGGTCGCCGAAGAGTTCGGATTGATCGAAGAGATCGGCGCGTGGGTGCTCGATCGCGCGATCGCGCAGGTTCGGGAGTGGTCGGATCTCGGAATCCCGTCGGTTCGCGTGAGCGTCAACGTCTCGGCGCGGCAGTTCGAGAGCGACGCATTGCCGCCGCTCGTGGCGGACCTGCTCGCGCGGCACGGCGTCGCCGCATCGTGCCTCGAACTGGAGATCACGGAGTCATCGATCATGCGTGACGTCGCGGCGGCGGCGCGGCTGCTGCGCGCGCTGCGCGATCTCGGCGTCCGCGTCTCGATCGACGACTTCGGCACGGGCTACACGTCGCTCGGGTTTCTCAAGCGCTTCCCGGTCGACATGCTGAAGATCGACCGCACGTTCGTCGCCGATGTGCTGAACGGCACGTTCGACTGCGCCGTCGTGCGCGCCGTGACGACGCTCGCCCGTGGCCTCGGCGTGCGCACCGTCGCCGAGGGCGTCGAGGAGCAGGCTCAGCACGAGCGCCTGCGCGCGCTCGACTGCGATGTGGTGCAGGGCTTCCTGTTCTGCCACCCGCTCACCGTGGCAGCATGCACGCCGGTGCTGCGCGCGGGCCGCGTCTTTTAG
- a CDS encoding exodeoxyribonuclease III, translated as MFRVITANLNGIRAAARKGFFRWMDAQAPDVVCLQETKAQEHQLPPEALDLAHYHSAFVDAQKKGYSGVAIYAKREPLRVVRGTGMDDIDGEGRFVRMDFEGGLSVASLYVPSGTSGPARQAVKENFLDRFIANLAQMKNEGHPFIICGDYNIAHLDIDVFSVKSCSGTTGFLPQERAWFDDVVERVGWVDAFRLVNTAVKQFTWWSGWKGAWENNLGWRIDYQLITPDLAPRVRAATIYRHERFSDHAPVTIDYDL; from the coding sequence GTGTTTCGCGTCATCACCGCCAACTTAAACGGCATCCGGGCCGCGGCCCGCAAAGGCTTCTTCCGCTGGATGGACGCCCAGGCGCCGGACGTCGTCTGCCTGCAGGAGACGAAGGCTCAGGAGCACCAGCTTCCGCCCGAGGCCCTCGACCTCGCGCACTACCACTCGGCCTTCGTCGACGCGCAGAAGAAAGGGTACAGCGGCGTTGCGATCTACGCCAAGCGCGAACCGTTGCGGGTCGTGCGTGGTACCGGGATGGACGACATCGACGGCGAGGGCCGCTTCGTGCGCATGGACTTCGAGGGCGGCTTGTCGGTCGCGTCGCTCTACGTCCCGTCGGGCACGTCGGGGCCGGCGCGCCAAGCCGTCAAAGAGAACTTCCTAGACCGCTTCATCGCTAACCTCGCGCAGATGAAGAACGAGGGGCATCCGTTCATCATCTGCGGCGACTACAACATCGCGCACCTCGACATCGACGTGTTCAGCGTCAAGTCGTGCAGCGGTACGACCGGTTTTCTGCCGCAGGAGCGCGCGTGGTTCGACGACGTGGTGGAACGCGTCGGCTGGGTCGACGCGTTCCGCCTGGTCAATACTGCCGTGAAGCAGTTCACGTGGTGGTCGGGCTGGAAAGGCGCGTGGGAGAACAATCTCGGCTGGCGGATCGACTACCAATTGATCACGCCCGATCTCGCGCCGCGCGTTCGCGCGGCGACGATCTACCGCCACGAACGCTTCTCCGATCACGCGCCGGTGACGATCGACTACGACCTCTGA
- a CDS encoding ATP-dependent DNA ligase: MVDAQYAPMEMRAVDAIPEGPAWQYEPKWDGFRALVHRDGDRVAITSKNGQPLARYFPEVVAALAALGADGFSLDGELVVPVAGAFSFDTLQQRIHPAASRVQMLARKTPALYLVFDLLREEGADRVGEPLERRREALERFMHANAEEHGTLRLSPATRDRAVVDRWFAEVGGALDGVIAKRLGVPYASGRRDAAVKIKKQRTADCVVGGFCYAAGSTDRVGSLMLGLYDDAGLLDYIGFCSSFSTAERRALLERLLPHAGGSGFTGGAPGDAPSRWSRDPERDRSYVALAPELVLEVGFDQVTGGRIRHGTRPLRWRTDKAPRSCTVDQLETAGAVLSLIR, from the coding sequence ATGGTCGACGCGCAGTACGCGCCGATGGAGATGCGCGCGGTCGATGCGATCCCCGAAGGTCCGGCGTGGCAGTACGAGCCCAAGTGGGACGGATTCCGCGCGCTCGTGCACCGCGACGGCGACCGCGTCGCGATCACCTCGAAAAACGGCCAGCCCCTCGCGCGCTACTTCCCCGAGGTCGTCGCGGCGCTCGCCGCGCTCGGCGCCGACGGCTTTTCGCTCGACGGCGAACTCGTCGTCCCGGTCGCGGGCGCGTTTTCCTTTGATACCCTGCAGCAGCGGATCCATCCGGCGGCGAGCCGCGTGCAGATGCTCGCGCGGAAGACGCCGGCGCTCTACCTCGTCTTCGATCTGCTGCGCGAGGAGGGCGCAGACCGCGTCGGCGAGCCGCTCGAACGCCGGCGCGAAGCACTGGAACGGTTCATGCACGCGAACGCCGAGGAGCACGGGACGCTACGGCTGAGCCCGGCGACGCGCGACCGGGCCGTCGTCGACCGCTGGTTCGCCGAGGTCGGCGGCGCGCTCGACGGCGTGATTGCGAAACGGCTCGGCGTGCCGTACGCCAGCGGTCGGCGCGACGCGGCGGTGAAGATCAAAAAGCAGCGCACCGCGGATTGCGTCGTCGGCGGCTTCTGCTATGCGGCCGGCAGCACGGACCGCGTCGGCAGCCTGATGCTCGGGCTCTACGACGACGCCGGTCTGCTCGACTACATCGGATTCTGCAGCAGTTTCTCGACGGCCGAGCGGCGCGCGCTGCTCGAACGGCTCCTCCCGCACGCCGGCGGCTCGGGGTTCACCGGCGGCGCGCCGGGCGATGCGCCGTCGCGGTGGAGCCGCGACCCGGAGCGCGACCGTTCCTACGTCGCCCTGGCGCCGGAGCTGGTGCTGGAAGTCGGCTTCGATCAAGTGACGGGCGGCCGCATCCGCCACGGGACACGGCCGCTGCGCTGGCGCACGGACAAGGCGCCGCGCTCGTGCACGGTCGACCAGTTGGAGACCGCCGGGGCAGTTCTTTCCTTAATCCGCTGA
- a CDS encoding endonuclease domain-containing protein codes for MLRSYVLRRYAASLERLENLLEEQNQKCAIFLRHWSRCVAARKVIHDESFLQYLCVDHDHDRGQVRGLLCNACDTAIGLLDRRSQVPNLL; via the coding sequence ATGCTCCGCTCTTACGTTCTTCGTCGTTACGCTGCGTCTTTGGAACGACTTGAGAATCTGTTGGAAGAGCAAAACCAGAAATGCGCGATCTTTCTTCGCCACTGGAGCCGTTGCGTTGCGGCGCGGAAAGTCATTCACGACGAATCATTCCTGCAGTATCTCTGCGTCGATCATGACCACGACCGCGGTCAGGTGAGGGGCCTGCTCTGCAACGCCTGCGACACCGCAATCGGACTGCTCGACCGAAGAAGTCAAGTCCCAAATCTGCTGTAA
- a CDS encoding nuclear transport factor 2 family protein produces the protein MRALYAAFLEGDRARADALIADGFTFTSPYDDRIDRAAYFERCFPHGDRFKVFEIERVAVVRDDAFVSYRAALVDATTFSNADFVEVRGGRIQSAQVYFGASYRKGRFVPLPGT, from the coding sequence GTGCGTGCCCTCTACGCCGCGTTCCTCGAGGGAGATCGTGCGCGCGCCGATGCGCTGATTGCAGACGGGTTCACGTTTACGAGCCCGTACGACGACAGGATCGACCGTGCCGCCTACTTCGAGCGCTGTTTTCCGCACGGGGACCGTTTCAAGGTGTTCGAGATCGAACGCGTGGCCGTCGTTCGTGACGATGCTTTTGTCTCGTATCGCGCTGCGCTCGTCGACGCGACGACATTTTCCAACGCCGATTTCGTCGAGGTACGCGGCGGGCGCATCCAAAGCGCGCAGGTGTACTTTGGGGCGAGCTACCGGAAGGGACGGTTCGTGCCGTTGCCTGGCACGTAG
- a CDS encoding ArsR/SmtB family transcription factor gives MPSTSRADAGVAAALRALANDRRLQILTWLKDPVANFPPQIDGDLVSDGVCGLFIAEKLGVSQPTASEHLKVLAHAGLVRGKRIKQWTFYRRDEKRIRELKRAIVSEV, from the coding sequence TTGCCGTCGACTTCGCGCGCTGACGCCGGCGTCGCGGCGGCGCTTCGCGCGCTTGCCAACGACCGCCGGCTGCAGATCCTCACGTGGCTCAAAGACCCGGTCGCGAACTTCCCGCCGCAAATCGACGGCGATCTCGTCTCTGACGGCGTCTGCGGCCTGTTCATCGCCGAGAAGCTCGGCGTGAGCCAGCCGACGGCGAGCGAACATCTCAAGGTCCTCGCGCATGCCGGCCTGGTCCGCGGCAAGCGCATCAAGCAGTGGACGTTCTATCGCCGCGACGAGAAACGCATCCGCGAACTCAAGCGCGCGATCGTGAGCGAGGTCTAG
- a CDS encoding IS256 family transposase produces MADYDLTLSRDAIPALLDQPAALGKLVETILNQVLEAQMRDHLGAERYERCQEREGYRNGYRDRQLSTRVGSLVLRVPQTRDGSFSTDIFERYRRSEQAFVVGLMEMVVNGVSTRKVTRITEGLCGTSFSKSTVSRLAKALDEPVAGFLNRRLDAAYPFIIVDALFTKVRTDKSVVSKALLIASGIRADGYREILGLSIGDSESFATWNEFFRGLKARGLHGVDVAVSDNHSGLREAIAKQFVGATWQRCQFHVMKNLLDHAPKKERENVTAAARLIFLATDRKEAERRYAEFMARFAETAPKSCVCLEGAFEDMFAILPLPEKYRRRLRTSNMQERLNEEIRRREKVIRIFPNDAAAIRMVGALLSEQNDEWLSRAYFDMTEYFEWKATTVAKPAAVKRDRRAA; encoded by the coding sequence GTGGCCGATTACGATCTTACCCTATCCCGCGACGCGATTCCAGCGTTGCTCGATCAACCTGCGGCGCTCGGGAAGCTCGTCGAAACGATTTTGAACCAAGTGCTCGAGGCGCAGATGCGCGATCATCTGGGCGCCGAGCGGTACGAACGCTGTCAAGAACGGGAGGGCTATCGGAATGGGTATCGCGATCGACAGCTCTCGACCCGCGTCGGATCGCTGGTCCTGCGCGTGCCGCAAACGCGCGACGGCAGCTTCTCAACCGACATCTTTGAGCGTTATCGCCGCAGCGAACAAGCCTTTGTCGTGGGCCTGATGGAGATGGTCGTCAACGGCGTCTCGACGCGGAAGGTCACGCGGATAACCGAAGGTCTGTGTGGGACGTCGTTTTCGAAGTCGACGGTCAGTCGCCTCGCGAAGGCCCTTGACGAGCCGGTCGCGGGATTCTTGAATCGTCGGCTTGATGCGGCGTACCCGTTCATCATCGTTGACGCGCTCTTTACGAAGGTGCGCACCGACAAGAGCGTCGTCAGCAAAGCGCTCCTCATCGCGAGCGGCATTCGCGCTGACGGATACCGAGAAATCCTTGGTCTTTCGATCGGCGATTCGGAGAGCTTTGCGACGTGGAACGAGTTCTTTCGCGGCCTCAAAGCACGCGGCTTGCACGGCGTCGACGTTGCCGTCTCCGACAATCACTCGGGCTTACGCGAGGCGATCGCCAAGCAATTCGTCGGCGCGACATGGCAGCGCTGCCAGTTCCACGTGATGAAGAACTTGCTCGATCACGCGCCCAAGAAAGAACGCGAAAACGTAACCGCTGCAGCTCGGCTGATCTTTCTCGCAACTGATCGCAAAGAGGCTGAGCGTCGATATGCGGAATTCATGGCCCGCTTCGCAGAAACAGCGCCGAAGTCGTGCGTGTGCTTGGAAGGAGCGTTCGAAGACATGTTTGCGATCTTGCCGCTGCCGGAGAAATATCGTCGGCGACTGCGCACGAGCAACATGCAAGAGCGGCTCAATGAAGAGATTCGTCGCCGGGAGAAAGTCATTCGCATTTTCCCAAACGACGCCGCAGCGATTCGCATGGTCGGCGCGTTACTCTCCGAGCAAAACGACGAATGGTTAAGCCGAGCCTACTTCGACATGACCGAATACTTCGAATGGAAAGCAACGACGGTGGCCAAGCCGGCCGCCGTAAAACGAGACAGACGAGCAGCCTAA